Proteins found in one Arthrobacter sp. U41 genomic segment:
- the rpsG gene encoding 30S ribosomal protein S7, translated as MPRKGPAPKRPLVLDPVYGSPLVTQLINKVLVDGKKSTAERIVYGALEGARAKSGGDPVAALKKAMENVKPSLEVRSRRVGGATYQVPVEVKPGRSTALALRWLVGYSKARREKTMTERLQNEILDASNGLGAAVKRREDTHKMAESNKAFAHYRW; from the coding sequence ATGCCTCGCAAGGGTCCGGCCCCCAAGCGGCCGCTAGTTCTAGATCCCGTTTACGGCTCCCCGCTGGTTACCCAGCTCATCAACAAGGTGCTCGTTGACGGCAAGAAGTCCACCGCGGAGCGCATCGTTTATGGTGCACTCGAAGGTGCTCGTGCCAAGTCCGGCGGCGACCCGGTTGCAGCCCTCAAGAAGGCCATGGAGAACGTCAAGCCTTCCCTCGAGGTCCGCTCCCGCCGCGTCGGTGGCGCCACCTACCAGGTTCCGGTTGAGGTCAAGCCGGGTCGCTCGACGGCCCTCGCCCTGCGCTGGCTCGTTGGCTACTCCAAGGCCCGCCGCGAGAAGACCATGACCGAGCGCCTCCAGAACGAGATTCTGGATGCCTCGAACGGTCTCGGTGCCGCTGTGAAGCGTCGCGAAGACACCCACAAGATGGCCGAGTCCAACAAGGCCTTCGCACACTACCGCTGGTAA
- the fusA gene encoding elongation factor G: MAQDVLTDLSKVRNIGIMAHIDAGKTTTTERILFYTGVNHKIGETHDGASTTDWMEQEKERGITITSAAVTCFWENNQINIIDTPGHVDFTVEVERSLRVLDGAVAVFDGKEGVEPQSETVWRQADKYNVPRICFVNKMDKLGADFYFTVDTIISRLGAKPLVMQLPIGAENDFIGVVDLLYMRALVWPGDSKGDVTMGAKYEIQEIPADLKEKAEEYRATLVETVAESSEELMEKYLEGEEITEDELKAGIRKMTINSELYPVFCGSAFKNRGVQPMLDAVVDYLPNPLDVPPMIGHDPRDEEKELTRKPSSEEPFSALAFKIATHPFFGQLTFIRVYSGHVEAGTQVVNSTKGKKERIGKLFQMHANKEMPVDGATAGHIYAAIGLKDTTTGDTLCDANNQIVLESMSFPEPVISVAIEPNTKGDQEKLSTAIQKLSAEDPTFQVSLNEDTGQTIIAGMGELHLDILVDRMRREFKVEANVGKPQVAYRETIKRAVERHDYTHKKQTGGSGQFAKIQIAIEPLDTSEGEMYEFSNKVTGGRIPREYIPSVDAGIQDALNDGVLAGYPVVGIKATLIDGAYHDVDSSEMAFKIAGRMAFKEAARKANPILLEPLMDVEVRTPEEYMGEVIGDLNSRRGQMQSMEDAQGVKVIRAHVPLSGMFGYIGDLRSKTQGRAVYSMTFHSYAEVPKAYADEIIQKNRGE; the protein is encoded by the coding sequence GTGGCACAGGACGTGCTTACCGACCTTAGCAAGGTCCGCAATATCGGCATTATGGCCCACATCGATGCCGGCAAGACCACTACTACCGAGCGCATTCTGTTCTACACAGGTGTGAACCACAAGATCGGCGAAACGCACGACGGCGCTTCGACGACTGACTGGATGGAACAGGAAAAGGAACGCGGCATCACCATCACGTCTGCCGCCGTGACCTGCTTCTGGGAAAACAACCAGATCAACATCATCGACACCCCCGGCCACGTGGACTTCACGGTTGAGGTGGAGCGCTCCCTGCGCGTCCTCGACGGTGCAGTTGCCGTGTTCGACGGCAAGGAAGGCGTGGAGCCGCAGTCTGAGACTGTTTGGCGCCAGGCTGACAAGTACAACGTCCCGCGCATCTGCTTCGTCAACAAGATGGACAAGCTCGGCGCTGACTTCTACTTCACCGTCGACACCATCATCAGCCGCCTCGGTGCCAAGCCGCTTGTAATGCAGCTGCCGATCGGCGCCGAGAACGACTTCATCGGCGTCGTCGACCTGCTCTACATGCGCGCACTGGTCTGGCCCGGCGACTCCAAGGGTGACGTCACCATGGGTGCCAAGTACGAGATCCAGGAGATCCCGGCTGACCTCAAGGAAAAGGCCGAAGAGTACCGCGCGACGCTCGTTGAGACCGTTGCGGAGTCCTCCGAAGAACTCATGGAGAAGTACCTCGAAGGTGAAGAAATCACCGAGGACGAACTCAAGGCCGGCATCCGCAAGATGACGATCAACTCCGAGCTCTACCCGGTGTTCTGTGGCTCAGCATTCAAGAACCGCGGCGTCCAGCCGATGCTTGATGCTGTTGTCGATTACCTGCCGAACCCGCTCGACGTCCCGCCGATGATCGGTCACGATCCCCGCGACGAAGAGAAGGAACTGACGCGCAAGCCTTCCTCCGAGGAGCCGTTCTCGGCTCTGGCGTTCAAGATTGCGACGCACCCGTTCTTCGGGCAGCTCACCTTCATCCGCGTGTACTCCGGTCACGTGGAAGCAGGCACCCAGGTGGTCAACTCCACCAAGGGCAAGAAAGAGCGCATCGGCAAGCTGTTCCAGATGCACGCCAACAAGGAAATGCCCGTTGACGGCGCTACCGCCGGTCACATCTACGCAGCGATCGGCCTGAAGGACACCACCACGGGTGACACCCTGTGTGATGCCAACAACCAGATCGTCCTCGAATCCATGAGCTTCCCGGAGCCCGTGATTTCCGTTGCGATCGAGCCGAACACCAAGGGTGACCAGGAGAAGCTGTCCACGGCTATCCAGAAGCTCTCCGCTGAGGACCCGACCTTCCAGGTCTCCCTCAACGAGGACACCGGCCAGACCATCATCGCCGGCATGGGCGAGCTTCACCTGGACATCCTGGTGGACCGCATGCGCCGCGAATTCAAGGTCGAGGCGAATGTCGGCAAGCCGCAGGTTGCGTACCGCGAAACCATCAAGCGCGCTGTAGAGCGTCACGACTACACGCACAAGAAGCAGACCGGTGGTTCGGGTCAGTTCGCAAAGATCCAGATCGCGATCGAGCCGCTGGACACGTCCGAGGGCGAGATGTACGAGTTCTCGAACAAGGTCACCGGTGGACGTATTCCGCGCGAATACATCCCCTCGGTCGACGCGGGTATCCAGGATGCGCTGAACGACGGCGTCCTCGCCGGCTACCCGGTTGTCGGCATCAAGGCCACGCTGATTGACGGCGCGTACCACGATGTTGACTCCTCGGAAATGGCGTTCAAGATCGCCGGCCGTATGGCTTTCAAGGAAGCCGCACGCAAGGCGAACCCCATCCTGCTCGAACCGCTGATGGATGTCGAGGTCCGCACCCCTGAGGAATACATGGGTGAAGTTATCGGTGACCTCAACTCCCGCCGTGGCCAGATGCAGTCCATGGAAGATGCACAGGGCGTCAAGGTCATCCGTGCGCACGTCCCGCTGTCCGGCATGTTCGGCTACATCGGTGACCTGCGCTCGAAGACCCAGGGCCGCGCTGTGTACTCCATGACGTTCCACAGCTACGCCGAGGTCCCGAAGGCATACGCCGACGAGATCATCCAGAAGAACCGCGGCGAGTAG
- the tuf gene encoding elongation factor Tu: MAKAKFERTKPHVNIGTIGHVDHGKTTLTAAISKVLYDKYPTLNEQRDFASIDSAPEERQRGITINISHVEYQTEKRHYAHVDAPGHADYIKNMITGAAQMDGAILVVAATDGPMAQTREHVLLARQVGVPYLLVALNKSDMVDDEELLDLVEMEVRELLSAQGFDGDEAPVVRVSGLKALEGDPVWVKSVEDLMEAVDNSVPDPVRDRDKPFLMPIEDVFTITGRGTVVTGRAERGTLAINSEVEIVGIRPVQKTTVTGIEMFHKQLDEAWAGENCGLLLRGLKRDDVERGQVVVKPGSITPHTDFEANVYILSKDEGGRHNPFYSNYRPQFYFRTTDVTGVITLPEGTEMVMPGDNTEMTVALIQPIAMEEGLGFAIREGGRTVGSGRVTKILK, encoded by the coding sequence GTGGCAAAGGCAAAGTTCGAGCGGACTAAGCCGCACGTCAACATCGGCACCATTGGTCACGTTGACCACGGTAAGACGACGCTGACGGCCGCGATTTCCAAGGTGCTGTACGACAAGTACCCGACACTCAACGAGCAGCGCGACTTCGCGTCTATTGACTCTGCTCCCGAAGAGCGTCAGCGCGGCATTACCATCAACATCTCCCACGTTGAGTACCAGACCGAGAAGCGCCACTACGCACACGTAGACGCTCCGGGTCACGCTGACTACATCAAGAACATGATCACCGGCGCTGCCCAGATGGACGGTGCAATCCTCGTGGTTGCCGCCACTGACGGTCCGATGGCTCAGACCCGCGAGCACGTTCTGCTGGCCCGCCAGGTTGGTGTCCCCTACCTGCTGGTTGCACTGAACAAGTCGGACATGGTCGATGACGAAGAGCTCCTCGACCTCGTCGAAATGGAAGTTCGCGAGCTGCTTTCGGCTCAGGGCTTCGATGGCGATGAGGCTCCGGTCGTTCGCGTTTCCGGTCTGAAGGCCCTCGAAGGCGACCCGGTTTGGGTCAAGTCCGTCGAGGACCTCATGGAAGCTGTCGACAACTCGGTGCCGGACCCCGTCCGTGACCGTGACAAGCCGTTCCTGATGCCGATCGAAGATGTCTTCACGATCACCGGCCGTGGCACCGTTGTTACGGGCCGCGCCGAGCGTGGAACCCTCGCCATCAACTCCGAGGTCGAGATCGTCGGCATCCGCCCGGTCCAGAAGACCACGGTTACCGGTATCGAGATGTTCCACAAGCAGCTCGACGAAGCATGGGCCGGCGAGAACTGTGGCCTCCTGCTCCGCGGTCTGAAGCGCGACGACGTCGAGCGTGGCCAGGTTGTCGTCAAGCCGGGTTCCATCACCCCGCACACCGACTTCGAGGCTAACGTCTACATCCTCTCCAAGGACGAAGGCGGCCGTCACAACCCGTTCTACTCCAACTACCGCCCGCAGTTCTACTTCCGCACCACGGACGTAACCGGCGTTATCACCCTGCCGGAAGGCACGGAAATGGTTATGCCCGGCGACAACACTGAGATGACCGTTGCGCTCATCCAGCCCATCGCCATGGAAGAGGGCCTCGGCTTCGCTATCCGCGAAGGCGGCCGCACCGTTGGTTCGGGACGCGTTACCAAGATCCTCAAGTAG
- a CDS encoding DNA-directed RNA polymerase subunit beta' yields the protein MSSESSFGLMQIGLATAEDIRGWSYGEVKKPETINYRTLKPEKDGLFCEKIFGPSRDWECYCGKYKRVRFKGIICERCGVEVTRAKVRRERMGHIELAAPVTHIWYFKGVPSRLGYLLDLAPKDLEKVIYFAAYMITSVDADSRHEELPNLQVEHDIEKKQLIDNRDSDIATIARDLENELARLEGEGAKAADKKKARDSADRQMANVRKRADAEIERLEQVWDRFKNLKVADLEGDEGLYRELRDRYGMYFEGSMGAEAIKKRLENFDMQAESDMLRDIIANGKGQRKTRALKRLKVVNAFLTTNNSPLGMVLDAVPVIPPELRPMVQLDGGRFATSDLNDLYRRVINRNNRLKRLLDLGAPEIIVNNEKRMLQEAVDSLFDNGRRGRPVTGPGNRPLKSLSDMLKGKQGRFRQNLLGKRVDYSGRSVIVVGPQLKLHQCGLPKQMALELFKPFVMKRLVDLNHAQNIKSAKRMVERYRPQVWDVLEEIITEHPVLLNRAPTLHRLGIQAFEPQLVEGKAIQLHPLVCGAFNADFDGDQMAVHLPLSPEAQAEARILMLSSNNILKPSDGRPVTLPSQDMIIGLYHLTTKRVGSAGEGRIFSSVAEAIMAFDLHELHLNSQVKIRLEGFVPYAGWEAPEGYEPGQTVLVQTSLGQVLFNETLPADYPWVENVADKGELSTIVNDLAERYPKVVTAATLDNLKDAGFYWATRSGVTVAISDIEVPKDKPRILAGYETMAAKIQGQYDKGLIDDDERRQELIEIWNKATNEIAQAMRDNLSPMNTINRMVSSGARGNWMQVRQIAGIRGLVANPKGEIIPRPIKSSYREGLSVLEYFIATHGARKGLADTALRTANSGYLTRRLVDVSQDVIVREEDCGTERGLMTAIAVADANGELVLDENVENSAYARTLAVDVVDSKGKVLAAGGTDCGDVVIAELFAAGITEVKVRSVLTCESSVGTCALCYGRSLATGKTVDIGEAVGIIAAQSIGEPGTQLTMRTFHTGGAVSSSGGDDITQGLPRIQELFEARTPKGVAPIAEAAGRITIEESERQMRLVITPDDGSEEIAYPVLRRSRLLIEDGEHVSVGQKLINGPVDPKQVLRIMGPRAAQKFLVDEVQGVYRSQGIGIHDKHVEVIVRQMLRRVTVIESGESDLLPGELAERSRFEDANRRVVSEGKTPASGRPELMGITKASLATESWLSAASFQETTRVLTQAAMEGKSDPLLGLKENVIIGKLIPAGTGLPRYTEVTVEPTEEAKANLFTGPSAFSDFSYDSLGGDGAPEFHAIPLDDYDLGSDFR from the coding sequence ATGTCCAGCGAATCCTCCTTCGGCCTCATGCAGATCGGCCTCGCCACCGCGGAAGACATCCGTGGCTGGTCTTACGGCGAGGTTAAGAAGCCGGAAACCATCAACTACCGCACGCTCAAGCCTGAGAAGGACGGCCTCTTCTGCGAGAAGATCTTCGGCCCGTCCCGCGACTGGGAGTGCTACTGCGGTAAGTACAAGCGCGTGCGCTTCAAGGGCATCATCTGCGAGCGGTGTGGCGTTGAAGTCACCCGCGCCAAGGTCCGCCGTGAGCGCATGGGCCACATCGAGCTGGCCGCCCCGGTCACGCACATCTGGTACTTCAAGGGTGTTCCGTCCCGTCTGGGCTACCTCCTGGACCTGGCACCGAAGGACCTCGAAAAGGTCATCTACTTCGCTGCCTACATGATCACGAGCGTCGACGCCGACAGCCGCCACGAAGAACTGCCCAACCTCCAGGTTGAGCACGACATCGAGAAGAAGCAGCTGATCGACAACCGCGACTCGGACATCGCCACGATCGCGCGCGACCTCGAGAACGAGCTTGCCCGTCTCGAAGGCGAAGGCGCCAAGGCTGCCGACAAGAAGAAGGCCCGCGACTCCGCTGACCGCCAGATGGCTAACGTCCGCAAGCGCGCGGATGCTGAAATCGAGCGCCTCGAGCAGGTCTGGGACCGGTTCAAGAACCTCAAGGTCGCTGACCTTGAAGGCGACGAAGGCCTGTACCGCGAACTGCGCGACCGCTACGGCATGTACTTCGAAGGCTCCATGGGTGCCGAAGCGATCAAGAAGCGTCTTGAGAACTTCGACATGCAGGCCGAGTCGGACATGCTCCGCGACATCATTGCCAACGGCAAGGGCCAGCGCAAGACCCGCGCCCTGAAGCGGCTCAAGGTGGTCAACGCGTTCCTGACGACCAACAACAGCCCGCTCGGCATGGTGCTGGACGCTGTCCCGGTGATTCCGCCGGAACTGCGCCCGATGGTCCAGCTGGACGGTGGCCGCTTTGCGACCTCCGACCTCAACGACCTCTACCGCCGCGTGATCAACCGCAACAACCGCCTCAAGCGCCTGCTTGATCTCGGTGCTCCGGAGATCATCGTCAACAACGAGAAGCGCATGCTTCAGGAAGCTGTTGACAGCCTCTTCGACAACGGCCGCCGCGGCCGTCCGGTCACCGGACCGGGCAACCGTCCGCTGAAGTCCCTGAGCGATATGCTCAAGGGCAAGCAGGGTCGTTTCCGCCAGAACCTCCTGGGTAAGCGCGTTGACTACTCCGGCCGTTCCGTGATCGTCGTCGGCCCGCAGCTGAAGCTGCACCAGTGTGGCCTGCCGAAGCAGATGGCGCTGGAGCTCTTCAAGCCGTTCGTGATGAAGCGCCTGGTTGACCTCAACCACGCGCAGAACATCAAGTCGGCCAAGCGGATGGTCGAGCGTTACCGCCCGCAGGTCTGGGATGTCCTCGAAGAGATCATCACCGAGCACCCGGTGCTGCTGAACCGTGCACCCACCCTGCACCGTCTCGGCATCCAGGCGTTCGAGCCGCAGCTTGTTGAGGGCAAGGCAATCCAGCTTCACCCGCTGGTTTGTGGCGCCTTCAACGCTGACTTCGACGGTGACCAGATGGCAGTGCACCTGCCGCTGAGCCCCGAAGCCCAGGCCGAAGCCCGCATCCTGATGCTGTCCTCGAACAACATCCTGAAGCCGTCTGACGGCCGCCCGGTGACGCTGCCTTCGCAGGATATGATCATCGGCCTCTACCACCTGACCACCAAGCGTGTCGGTTCAGCTGGCGAGGGCCGGATCTTCTCCTCCGTCGCGGAAGCCATCATGGCGTTCGACCTGCACGAGCTGCACCTGAACTCCCAGGTCAAGATCCGGCTGGAGGGCTTTGTCCCTTACGCCGGCTGGGAAGCTCCGGAAGGTTACGAGCCGGGTCAGACCGTGCTCGTCCAGACCTCCCTGGGCCAGGTCCTCTTCAACGAGACGCTTCCCGCCGACTACCCGTGGGTTGAGAACGTTGCTGACAAGGGCGAACTGTCCACCATCGTCAACGATCTCGCCGAGCGCTACCCGAAGGTGGTCACGGCGGCAACGCTGGACAACCTGAAGGATGCCGGTTTCTACTGGGCCACCCGGTCCGGTGTCACCGTCGCCATCTCCGACATCGAGGTGCCCAAGGACAAGCCGCGGATCCTCGCCGGTTACGAGACCATGGCTGCCAAGATCCAGGGCCAGTACGACAAGGGCCTGATCGACGACGACGAGCGTCGCCAGGAACTGATCGAGATCTGGAACAAGGCAACGAACGAGATCGCCCAGGCGATGCGTGACAACCTGTCCCCGATGAACACCATCAACCGCATGGTGTCCTCCGGTGCACGTGGTAACTGGATGCAGGTCCGTCAGATCGCGGGTATCCGTGGCCTGGTGGCCAACCCTAAGGGTGAGATCATCCCGCGTCCGATCAAGTCCTCGTACCGCGAGGGCCTGTCGGTGCTGGAATACTTCATCGCCACGCACGGTGCCCGTAAGGGTCTGGCTGACACCGCGCTGCGTACCGCCAACTCGGGTTACCTGACCCGTCGTCTGGTGGACGTGTCGCAGGATGTCATCGTCCGCGAAGAGGACTGCGGCACCGAGCGCGGCCTCATGACCGCCATCGCGGTGGCTGACGCCAACGGCGAGCTGGTCCTGGACGAGAACGTCGAGAACAGCGCGTACGCCCGTACCCTGGCCGTGGATGTCGTTGACTCCAAGGGCAAGGTCCTGGCAGCAGGCGGCACCGACTGCGGCGACGTCGTCATTGCCGAACTGTTCGCAGCCGGCATCACCGAGGTCAAGGTCCGCTCCGTACTCACCTGTGAGTCCAGCGTCGGCACCTGCGCCCTGTGCTACGGCCGTTCGCTGGCCACGGGCAAGACCGTCGACATCGGTGAGGCAGTCGGCATCATCGCCGCGCAGTCCATCGGTGAGCCGGGTACCCAGCTGACCATGCGTACGTTCCACACCGGTGGTGCTGTTTCCTCCAGCGGTGGCGACGACATCACCCAGGGTCTGCCCCGTATCCAGGAGCTCTTCGAAGCCCGTACTCCGAAGGGTGTCGCACCGATTGCTGAAGCAGCCGGCCGCATCACCATCGAAGAGTCCGAGCGCCAGATGCGCCTGGTCATCACCCCGGATGACGGATCCGAAGAGATCGCTTACCCGGTCCTGCGCCGTTCACGTCTTCTCATCGAAGACGGCGAGCACGTCAGCGTCGGCCAGAAGCTCATCAACGGTCCGGTCGACCCCAAGCAGGTTCTGCGCATCATGGGCCCCCGTGCCGCGCAGAAGTTCCTGGTCGACGAGGTCCAGGGCGTGTACCGCAGCCAGGGCATCGGTATCCACGACAAGCACGTCGAGGTTATCGTCCGCCAGATGCTGCGCCGCGTCACGGTCATCGAGTCCGGCGAATCGGACCTGCTGCCCGGCGAGCTCGCCGAGCGCAGCCGTTTCGAGGATGCCAACCGCCGCGTTGTGTCCGAGGGCAAGACGCCGGCTTCCGGCCGTCCCGAGCTCATGGGCATCACCAAGGCGTCCCTGGCGACCGAGTCCTGGCTGTCCGCAGCTTCCTTCCAGGAGACCACCCGCGTCCTGACGCAGGCGGCCATGGAAGGCAAGAGCGATCCGCTGCTCGGCCTCAAGGAAAACGTCATCATCGGTAAGCTCATCCCGGCCGGCACGGGTCTCCCGCGCTACACCGAGGTCACCGTGGAGCCCACTGAGGAAGCAAAGGCCAACCTGTTCACCGGCCCCAGCGCGTTCAGTGATTTCTCCTACGATTCCCTGGGCGGCGACGGAGCTCCTGAGTTCCATGCCATCCCGCTGGATGACTACGATCTGGGCAGCGACTTCCGCTAA
- a CDS encoding GH1 family beta-glucosidase — protein MTVQDAVAVQALAARLSPDFQLGVASAAFQIEGSLAAGGRGPSGWDAFVEKPGSIRDGHSPAVACDHYNRTPEDIELMRALGIDSYRFSISWPRIQPDGTGPFNSEGLDFYDRLIDQLLEAGISPMATLYHWDTPLPLEHRGGWLNRSTAERFAAYSAAAARRFGDRVAQWVTLNEPVSVTLNGYALGVHAPGHDLLFDALPSVHHQLLGHGLAVQALRAEGVTGAVGVTNLHSPVRPASRSVTDRFLANIFDLVLNRVYADPILLGRYPKVPLIAKPWFRSLGRISDADLRNIHQPLDFYGLNYYYPVKVATGAGPGESPVGTADAMLKMPFHMAAFPEYATTGFGWPVAPDHLGPLLRELKDRYAGALPPLYITESGASFPEPDHVSGPIADTERISYIASHLGHALDATAPGGIAEDVELLGYYVWTLMDNFEWAAGYSQRFGLVHVDFDTQTRTPKDSYYWYQALSRARKA, from the coding sequence ATGACTGTGCAGGACGCTGTAGCAGTTCAGGCCCTTGCAGCGCGCCTGAGCCCGGATTTCCAGCTGGGGGTTGCCTCCGCCGCGTTCCAGATCGAGGGCTCCCTCGCGGCCGGCGGCCGCGGCCCCTCCGGCTGGGACGCCTTTGTCGAGAAACCCGGCAGCATCCGGGACGGCCACTCCCCCGCCGTCGCCTGCGACCACTACAACCGCACGCCCGAAGACATCGAACTCATGCGCGCGCTCGGCATCGACTCCTACCGCTTCTCCATCTCCTGGCCGCGGATCCAGCCTGACGGCACCGGGCCGTTCAACAGCGAGGGACTCGATTTCTACGACCGGCTCATAGACCAGCTGCTCGAGGCCGGCATCTCACCGATGGCCACCCTGTACCACTGGGACACCCCCCTGCCGCTGGAGCACCGCGGCGGCTGGTTGAACCGTTCCACGGCGGAACGCTTCGCCGCCTACAGCGCGGCGGCCGCCCGGCGCTTCGGAGACCGCGTGGCCCAGTGGGTGACGCTGAACGAACCGGTGTCGGTGACGCTCAACGGCTATGCGCTGGGCGTCCATGCCCCGGGCCACGACCTGCTCTTCGATGCCCTGCCCTCGGTCCACCACCAGCTCCTGGGCCACGGCCTTGCCGTGCAGGCGCTGCGTGCGGAGGGGGTCACCGGCGCCGTCGGCGTCACCAACCTGCATTCCCCGGTACGGCCCGCCTCCCGCTCGGTGACGGACCGGTTCCTGGCCAACATCTTCGACCTCGTCCTGAACCGTGTCTATGCGGACCCCATCCTCCTGGGCCGGTATCCGAAGGTGCCACTGATCGCGAAGCCCTGGTTCCGCTCGCTGGGCCGGATTTCGGACGCCGACCTGCGGAACATCCACCAGCCCCTCGACTTCTACGGGCTGAACTACTACTACCCCGTGAAGGTCGCGACCGGAGCCGGCCCGGGCGAAAGCCCCGTCGGCACCGCGGACGCGATGCTGAAGATGCCGTTCCACATGGCAGCATTCCCGGAGTACGCGACCACCGGTTTCGGCTGGCCGGTGGCACCGGACCACCTCGGACCGCTGCTCCGCGAGCTGAAGGACAGGTACGCCGGAGCGCTGCCTCCGCTGTACATCACCGAGAGCGGGGCCAGCTTCCCCGAGCCCGACCACGTGTCCGGGCCCATCGCTGATACGGAACGGATCAGCTACATCGCATCCCATCTGGGCCATGCCCTGGACGCCACGGCGCCCGGCGGCATCGCCGAGGATGTCGAACTGCTGGGCTACTACGTCTGGACCCTGATGGACAACTTCGAATGGGCGGCCGGCTACTCCCAGCGCTTCGGTCTGGTCCATGTGGATTTCGACACCCAGACACGCACGCCCAAGGATTCGTACTACTGGTACCAGGCGCTCAGCCGGGCGCGGAAGGCCTGA
- the rpsL gene encoding 30S ribosomal protein S12 codes for MPTINQLVRKGRTPKVKKTKAPALNGSPMRRGVCTRVYTTTPKKPNSALRKVARVRLNGGVEVTAYIPGVGHNLQEHSIVLVRGGRVKDLPGVRYKIVRGALDTQGVKNRKQARSRYGAKMEKK; via the coding sequence GTGCCTACGATTAACCAGCTGGTCCGCAAGGGCCGCACGCCTAAGGTCAAGAAGACCAAGGCTCCCGCGCTTAACGGCAGCCCCATGCGCCGCGGTGTCTGCACCCGCGTGTACACGACGACCCCGAAGAAGCCGAACTCGGCTCTGCGTAAGGTCGCCCGTGTGCGCCTCAACGGTGGCGTTGAAGTCACCGCTTACATCCCCGGTGTAGGCCACAACCTGCAGGAGCACTCCATTGTGCTCGTCCGTGGCGGCCGCGTGAAGGACCTTCCGGGTGTCCGTTACAAGATCGTCCGTGGCGCCCTCGATACCCAGGGTGTCAAGAACCGTAAGCAGGCTCGTAGCCGCTACGGCGCAAAGATGGAGAAGAAGTAA